In Nocardia sp. NBC_01327, the genomic stretch GCGGCGCTCGATGAAGTACTCATCGGTGAGCGCGGCCTCCTCGAGGGCCTTGGCGATATCGAAGAGCTGATCATCGCCGCCGAGCTTGGACAGGATGGCGTCGGCATGCTGCTTGGCGATGGTCGCGCGCGGGTCGTAATTGCGGTAGACGCGGTGCCCGAAGCCCATGAGCTTCACGCCGTCTTCCTTGTTCTTGACCTTGCGGATGAACTCCTTGACGTCGCCGCCGTTCGCCTTGATGTCGTCCAGCATCTCCAGCACGGCCTGGTTCGCGCCGCCGTGCAGCGGGCCCCAGAGTGCGTTGATGCCGCCGGAGACAGAGGTGAACAGGTTGGCGTCCGACGAACCCACCAGGCGCACGGTCGAGGTCGAGCAGTTCTGCTCGTGATCGGCGTGCAGCACCAGCAGCATGTCCAGCGCCGCGGCGACCTCGGGATCGACCTCGTACGGCTCGGCCGGGAAGCCGAAGGTCATGCGCAGGAAGTTCTCGACCAGGCTCAGCGAGTTGTCCGGGTACAGGAACGGCTGGCCGACCGACTTCTTGTAGGCGTAGGCCGCGATGGTCGGCAGCTTGGCCAGCAGTCGGATGGTGGACAGCTCGACCTGCTCGGGATCGCGCGGGTCCAGCGAATCCTGGTAGTACGCCGACAGCGCGTTCACCGCGGACGAGAGCACCGGCATCGGATGCGCATTGCGCGGGAAGCCGTCGAAGAACCGCTTCAGATCCTCGTGCAGCAGGGTGTGCCGGCGGATCCGGTCGGTGAAATCGTCCAGCTGGGCCTGCGTCGGAAGCTCACCGTAGATGAGCAGGTAGCTGACCTCGATGAAACTGGCCTTACCGGCCAGCTGCTCGATCGGGTAACCGCGGTACCGCAGAATGCCGGCTTCGCCATCGATGTAGGTGATGGACGATTTGGTCGACGCGGTATTCATGAAACCCGGGTCGTA encodes the following:
- a CDS encoding citrate synthase gives rise to the protein MPAENIINVDDDAKPVLTYPGGEYPMTVAKAVEGNDGIDLGKLLASTGYVTYDPGFMNTASTKSSITYIDGEAGILRYRGYPIEQLAGKASFIEVSYLLIYGELPTQAQLDDFTDRIRRHTLLHEDLKRFFDGFPRNAHPMPVLSSAVNALSAYYQDSLDPRDPEQVELSTIRLLAKLPTIAAYAYKKSVGQPFLYPDNSLSLVENFLRMTFGFPAEPYEVDPEVAAALDMLLVLHADHEQNCSTSTVRLVGSSDANLFTSVSGGINALWGPLHGGANQAVLEMLDDIKANGGDVKEFIRKVKNKEDGVKLMGFGHRVYRNYDPRATIAKQHADAILSKLGGDDQLFDIAKALEEAALTDEYFIERRLYPNVDFYTGVVYRAMGFPTRMFTVLFAMGRLPGWIAHWREMHREPLKIGRPRQIYTGYAERDYKGISER